The sequence TTTACTATGCCAATTTGTCTCCTATCTGGTCCACAAAGCAGACAGCAGAAATTGTTACCTTTTACAAATAGTTTTTATacagacaacaacaacaaaaaaattaatctgcATTATAAAGAACAGTCACTGCTAAATTCAGACATCAAGAGTTACTGAAGGCAGACTTACATTTTTGCATGGAACCTGGTTTTGCATGCAATGTATCTCTGTACTTGGGACTGGTTGACACCATAAATGCCAGTCCATGTGAAGGTCCCACCTATAATAATCGTCCAGAATGTGTGCCTTTGCAATGGATTGGGATTAAAGCTAcaatgagaggaaaaaacaaagaaaacactcaGAATATGAAACTCTTTTCATTATCAGATGACCTTAATGGCTAGGAGAAGAATTTCCTCTTACTTATTCTCATATAAATTCAATTAATTTATCCAGATTTTGAATATTCAGATATTCCAGCTTTACATGAAATCACAGAAAGCAGATTTGAAATCACTGAAATTGCTGACTCACTGAAACACTGATCTACTCAAAGGTGAATTCAAACTAACTGATTTGCCTTGTAAATTACAGTCATAGGTAAAGCACTGTAATGCCTGTTTCTGTTGTGATGAAATGAAGTTCCAGTAGAAAGTCTAATATGCCTGCTTATCTGGAGAGACCTGAGTCTAACACCAATACAAAGGTGTGTTTGCATACCCAGCCCTTGTGGACAGAGCCTCTATAAAAATGTTGCTGATTTAGCTCTAAGTGAAGAGCAGATTTTAaatggaatatatttttaaatgaaattttaaatagaGCAATAGATTATACTTGTCTTGCCGAACAACATTATATTAATTCAGCTGTTATATgcctttattccttttctttttccatctgaatTCTATGATGAGAGAAGAAATGCTGTGTAACTTCTGCATATAAACCAAACAGATTGAAAAATCACTgctcaagagaagaaaatatgtttcttcCAATGAATTATTATTTACTGAAGAATCTGGTGAAGAATTTCATAGAATTACCTGATAAATATTGTGAATCAATAGATAAAAGGACAACAGGTAATACCTGTCACACTAAACTTCTATTAATACCAGCAGCTGAAGTTTCTCAGCAGAATCACCtattcataaaaaaaaacaataactttttttcttttttttttaacttaaggAATCTTTTGATTCAGCATTGTCAGAAATGAATATTCCTAACCTTGCAAAACTATCATTTTGGTCTATGATTAGTTACAGTAACAAAGGGTAAAATGCCATTAAGATTACttctaattttcattttagggaaagaaaaacatttccccttttcAGATTAGGTAACAGCTGTAATTTTTTCAGCTACTCTGGTTCAGTAGCTGAAATACCAAATCATTCCTTTGCAATCTGTAATTATAAATATGATTGTCCTCTTCACCATTCACTTTCAATGGAATCCAAAATGCATCCTTACAACATGTATTTGAGAATGTGGAAGATTTTTCTCTTGGCAGAATGTTGCACATAGTTAAACCTCCAAAAGATCCTCCAAAATAGGTAAGTTTGTTTAAATATCTGTAAAATTTCGGACCCCAACTCCCCACCTTCACTAGCAATTTAATTTCACACTTATCAGGAAAAAGGCACATCATCTTCAACTAAAAACTCACTCCCAGAAGTTTAATCTTCCTCCATAGTAGGAATCATTTATAATGCGTCCAATTCCCTCCTGGACTACCACAGCTCGTATAATCACAGACGAGAATCCAGCGACCATGATTCCAACCTGGAAAACATCTGTCCACACCACTGCTTTCAGACCGCCCTGTGTGAGGAACATCATGTATCAGGTACAGTGGGGCAGCTGTGCTCTTGGCATACGTTCACATCCAGCTAGGAGAAACCTTACTATATGGATTATGCATAACTGACTAATTCTATCTTATTCCTGAATAGAAATAATCCTGCATTGGGATGTTTAGGAATTCTATCCTGCAACATGTACAGGACTTTCTGTGAGGAGCACTATGATGTACTGTGACCACAGACATATCCAATATCATCCATCATTCATCATATTCCCCCTGATTCAgaagtttcatagaatcatagaatcgcagaatcatgatggttggaaaagaccactaagatcatgtATTACAATCATCATCCCATCTCTACCATGCCCCCTAACCAcgtcctcagtgccacatccacactgaatactccagggatggtgacttcacagcctccctggacagcctgttctagtgcctcaacactctttctgaaaggaaatttttcctaaaatccaacttgaacctccgTTGGtacaacttaaagccattacctgttgtcctatcactagttacctgAAGGTAAACAGGCAGACCATGCTCATCTTACATGTTTACAGTATCACTAACTCCAGAAGGCATGCAATTTGTGCAAATTAACATTATTTAAtcaaaaatatacaaataattttatgtcaTGCTGGTTCCATTTACACATATCCAGGCACTTGGTCAATTAGCAGTGACCTAAAGAATAATCTTTCATGTGACATTTACTATTTTCAGTGTCCCCGTCACTAAGAGACTGGAGTATTATGGTTGTGATGAACAGGTGCTTGACAAATTAGTCTGCCAGGCTCACAGAAATTTCTTAGGAGAATTTTCAGGAAGGAAGATCTatctttttgctgttcttttatGAACAGAAGTCACACTGTGCCTGCCTTTGTGTCTAAGTCATTGAATCGCAAAACCCATAGAGTTGGtagggacctttaaaggtcatctaatccaacacccctgcaatgaacagggacatccacagaTAGATCAGGGTACTCAGCGCCCCACTAGCCTGGCCTTcaatgtctccaaggacagagccaccacctctctgggctacctgttccattgcctcatcgccctcactgtaaaagacttttccCTTATATCCAAAGTCCCTGGATGAATACagctctgggctgcagctgtgctgtgaaacAGGGCAACCCATTTACTAGCTGACTTTTCAATTAATTCCACACTTGATGTAAATGGCGAAAGGAAATGAGATTTCCCTCAGCTGAATGGCCCACATACCAACGTGCAGTAGAAAGTGCAGACCACGCCAGTTGCCACCACGGCACCCCACAAGTCGAAGCCCGTGActgaaaaagagggaaagggCAGCAAGTGTAAGCAAGGCATGGGGGACATAACTCTGGAGGACTGTTCTTCACCTTTATCTGGCTGCTGGGGAAAAATGAATATAAGTAAAATGCAGAAGTAGAAAGTAataagaaactgcaaagaaaagatGTGTGTATCTGAACTATGGAATTCATCTTGACCAGCTCTAAAAATGCATAGTTGTTACAGATATTGAAAACTGCTAAATAATTGGAAACTTCTAAATAATTACACAGATTTGGGAACCCAAGACGCTTTTGGTCTTTAATgacaaccaacaaaaacaatattCTTGCAGGGCTCAGCTCAGAAAGATTCTAAAATCAGAGTCCTTCCTCAGAAGCATTTAGGTAGGCCTTTGAGCCCTATGCCAGGGATTTATGCAGGAAAGCAGCCATGGGCATGCTTCACAGACGCAATCTGGTTTAAGCAATGGTTTGGAAGACATACGTTGGTCTAAAAGCCTCTTTTATTCTGTGTTCTTTTAGGGAAATGTGACAGTATACCTATGCCAGACAGCCTCTAAAGCTGCCAGTGCCCAAGCTTGGCAGGTTGACACGCTGCCTAGCATGGCACCATAGGGCTCCCCTACAGAAACCCAGGCAAATGggaagctctgcagcacagttcATGGAGTGGCACCACTTCCAGCCAGGCTGTAGCTTGTTAGAGCGAGTTACAGAGTGCTTCAAGAAGCGCACTTAACCAGATGGACTCAGTGTGTGTTTATCCTGTCCACTGCTTCCAAACTtgacttatttttccttaacttTTCTGAAATTAACCTTGATGTGAGAATATTGTGAGAGAGCTAGAATAAGTGAGAgcaaattttctttgtttagcCTTTTCTGTAATTCCTTACAGCCAGAGATAAGGGAGTAGGATTAGATCTGGAAGGTCTACCAGAGTTCCCATCAGGACCAGCTGAAGTCCTGAAAGACCTCACAAtcaatatttgaaatatatacaCTGGTGTgcactacagaaagaaaagcacaccAGTACTGTGTGcatacaaaaatacagaagaacagTTCAGGATGGTCATCTTACCTTGATTTAGTGCTAAAGCTGGAGCGTAAATGACAATGCCAGTGTATAAAGTCTAGATGGGGAGAAAAAGATAtaagaacaaaagaaaccaaaattcCTGGAAAAAGTGATAGTTTTCTGAGATGGtttctcttcaagcacttcttCAGTCTAAATTTCCTAAATGCATGACTGTTAAGAAATAATTCCAATTGCTGGAAGACAAATGTCTGAGACGAACCAGTATTACAGTCTCACAGCCTAGTCTGCTTAAAACAAGCAACACAATGATTCTTAAACACTCCatccttcttttgtttctcctctCTCTTATAATTAACTTGTTTTACTGCTTTATAAGTGCAgtcaaatgaaagaaacaagagcaaaaggaaattgGTGACGTTTACACACGGTTTGCCAAGGAATCTATTACAATTTACTTTCTCAGTCTTGGGATCAATATACCTCTCAGTATGCATCTGTAATGCACATCAGAACAAGAAACACAGCATTAGTTAGGCATTATGGATAGGATTATAAGGGTTTACAGTTCTATAAGATGAAGGCATGCATGATCATCAGCAGATATGTATTTTCACCCAATACAGAAATAATCAGACAAATCAATGAGCTACTGTATCCACTTCTAACAGCACAGTGGGATTCATACACTGATATGCTCTATATTTGATTCACATATACTTTTAAGTACCTTTTTACCACTGCTATTACTGCTGGTACTACTAGGGCAAGCCCAGCTGTGGCATGCATCAGGGCAAAGCTTGCAACACACAGATGAACTTCTGTGAAGGTCAGGTCTTGATTCAAGGGATCTAAATCTCAGATAGGTCCTGAGCTGACTTATATGAGCTTTCCACACCTGGTGGTGGGACCAGCAAGGAAATAGTTGTTCTTACCTGTTCATGTGCGtgtgcttgtttctttttgcactCTGAGCCCTCCCTAGGTTCTCACACATAGCTTGTACACCCTGAAAGCTGCCAGCCCTGGCCTTTCCCTAGCAAATCTCCCCTCAGCACCAGCCGCACCATTTCATGGCCAAAAATTGCCAACAAATTGTCAAGCCCAAAGCATTTGGCACCTGTCCATCCAGTGACCATCTGCCATCTGCATGGGCTGCAGGATCCTCTTCACTCGGGAAGTCAGTGGGAGACAGCAACTTTCTTGTATGCAGCAAACAAGTGCCAGAAGCTTTGAACCAccagaaattttcttttgacACAATTTTGATCACATTTTGGTGTCAATTCAAACAGCAAAGATAAAACAatcttttcatctcttcagtGTTTCTTCACGTTGTATTACCAgatatcttttttatttttctttgaatcaAGTTCCAATAGTCACAGAAAATCTCGGAGAGTTCCTTTCCTCAATGTTTTCATGATTCGGGACATTTAAGTTGTTAACGCTCAGCACAGAAAGTCACCCATAGATTGTCAGTTAATTTCCTGTATGTATACTTACATTatatagaattatttttctgatctttGCAAGATTACATTTGGTTTCTTCCAACTTATGCAACTGTGATGCTTTCATGTTTGCCAATGATTCATGCATGCTagcattctgcttttcctatgTGTATCCAAAACATCCAGCTTAGCAGCACTGTTCACTTAAGGAATTAGCACTGCAGTGGTACAGCATTGTACCACCATTGCAGTGGTTGTTCTGTAACTCCCAGTGGGTCTTAACAGTACCAAAAAGGACAAGAAGCAAGCATACACAGAAGCATAACTTGGAAAGCCTTCAAATTCTATATTCATTCTTGCTTTAAACTCCCCAAAACGTCCATTTCATAACTGCAAACAGAACACATGTACTGCTGGTGTTTCACAGCATCTAGCACACAATCACTGTACCTTGGAAAGCTGCAGTCCCACCCTGACTCATCAAATGAGCTGGATATCCATAGTAATGCAGGGACTGCTTTAGTTTGACTTTTCCTAAGGCAGTGAGTGATCTGTAGCTTTTGTTTGCAGACTCCCAGCAGTGATACAAACCCTTGTACTGCCAGTGACAGGCTCCTGACAGCTTGTTTTCCCTGTCACCTTCCACAAACCTTTGGGAATTAGCCAGACTCACAGAATCAGTGGCCCACAGGATGAGATCTGCTACTGCAGATAACTGGGGCATGTTTACATTTTGAACCTTCTGTGGGCTTCTCTGAGGGCAGGCCAATGACTGCTCTGTGCACTGTTTCCTTGTGCCATTAAGGGTCCCACTGCATGGCGCTGATGCCAAACGACCACCCCAGGTGCTCAGCAATGCCTGGGGATGCCAAAGGGAGGGTGGCCCAGCATTTGCTCTCCATCTGATTGCTTTTGtgcagagatttctttttcttgctccCAGGGGCCCTTCCCCTGTGATCACCCCATCAGCTGCTCATGGCAAACAGCCAGCTGTGTCCAGCTGAGCAGCCCTGGTGGCTATGCGGACCCAGGAACCACTTTGAGGTTTACTTGCCGTTTGTATAATGAAGAGGAATGTTCCACAGAGACGCAGGTATTTATTAAATCGAAGCTCTAaatactgcagaagagaagaaaaaaccaaaAGTTTACATCAAAACTTGGCTTTATTGATAGGACTAAAACGAAGAGATAAGCAATAGAAAAAGGGCACAGTGTTTTTTTAGCGTTTTGTTAATAGCCAAAACTTGATGGATGTCTCTTTGAACTTTATTTGGTATTTCTTCACAGACCTCACTACTGTGTAATGACACATGAACAGGTGAAGCTGACACTGGCTAACCAGTACATGAATGAGCCAGTAAAAAGAAgctggggagacctgatagcagcctttcaatatctaaagaaGAGCTATatgaaagaagaggacagactctttagcagggcctgctgtgataggacaaggagaaatggtttcaaactaatggaggggagatttagaatGGATATAAGGAAGTTGTATTTACAGTCAGAGGGTGgcagaggttgcccagagaagtagTGGATGCCTCATTCCTGAAGAgactcaaggtcaggctggggaGAATCTGAACACCCTGATCTAGTTGtagtgtctctgttcattgcaggggagttggactagatgacctttaaggggccccttccaactcaaacgattctatgattctctaaGCTGGTGCTATACTGCTGCCTCTGGGCACTCACAGGGCAGGGAGCTGCGCACTTGGCAAAGCTCTGCACCTATTATGAACTCAGCATTGTTCACAGGGATGTTTCCCAGTACAACAGAACTTGTTTATGTCGtgaaatcagagagaaaaacattacaGCAATGCCTGAGCCTTAGTTTGGAAACTCCCCATCTTCTACCAGCAAGTAGCCAGCAGCCTTTCTCAAAAGAGGAACCTCATCTTTCTGCCTAGGGTGCAACCTCTGTAAATCTGCTGTAGGGCAGATTTCTTCCCACTGTCTGTCTTGCCAACCCTCTGAGGCACATGGTTGCACAAAAGGGATCCCCTTCGCCTGTCAATCTGCCCATCTGACACAGGTAAACACTGAGAAATCCCACAGTGCTCACTCGTGCGGCCAGCACTGAAAATATGGTCAGTGAGCACGTTCactccaggcagcagtgctgaatcCCTGGACAGGCACAAGAAGTCTGATCTCTGACCTCTGGCCACAAATAGAAGGTATATCTTTTATAGGTGTGTTACCCTGGCTAAACCCTGAGATTATCAGAGAGTTTCTGGTCTTAATCAACAGAGATATTTTAAATACCACCATAACAGATAGTCCAAAGATTATTAGTTTAAAATGCACTATTTCTTTTGGGGAAATCTTATCTAACTCCACCAACTGAAACCTTGCTGTTTTCAATGTCCAGTGCTACAGTGCTTCTGCTCAGtgtaataaaatgcaaaagacCAAAGTAGCTATCCGAGGACTTTCACCTGCACTGATGCCCCTTTTCCAATATCCTATAAAAAGAGCAACTTGCCTCCAAATCTATAGCTAGGAACTATCTTCCAGGCGAGACCAACACGTTGCAAGGACCTTCTAGGGTGGAAGAAGACCCTGACCAGGGTTCATCACTCCAAAACAGTGAGATTTGACCTGCGATGCATCCCACAACCCCAGATTTCTTTGCACTCCTAAGTTTAGCTTTAACACACATGCAGGGCTGAAGATGAGccatattttcatagaatcacagaattgtaggtgGGGGTTAGAAGGGATCTCTGGTGATCCAGAGTCCaactagtccaactcccttgctaAAGAAGGTTCCCTATAGTATGTtgctgaaagcaagaaaacctGTGCAGACACACAGTGCCTGCTGACCTCCCTGTACAAACAATGGAAGTCGTTGCTGGAGAGCCTGTCTTTCCAAAACCTCTAAGAACAGCACAAACATATTCTCTGCCAGAAAGGAACTTTTGTGGTGTGCCTGAGCTTAGAAACCAGCCTGGAGTGAGAATGATTTGAGAGCTCTCCTTCTATGTTACATGCACTTGCACTTTAGATGTTGGATGGTCTTGGTTAATTACACTTTGTTAATCACACAACATCATCAAAGCTGCACAAGGATTAAACCACTTGCTCAATTGAGCAACTGAAGTGAGGAGACATCTGGCACGGTGCACAAGACCCAGCAGCAGGGGTGTCTCCGCTCTGCAgtgtgggcagagctggggacaGAACAGGTCACAGCCTGCCTGTCCTCAGCAGTGTGGGAACATGAGCTGTAGGGCAGCACCGAGTGCAGGGAGACTTGGGGAAACAGTAAGGGAAGACAAATAGAAAGCAGCCAAGAGAAGCCGCTCAGCTCCCTGAAGGTTGCGGAAAGGCTCCTTCTGCTCAACCTTACCTCATAAGTGCTGGTGATGCCCAGCCTGTAGAAGACAGGCAGGAAgatctcagcactgcacagcactacCAGGGTGTAGGTGATGGCgaagatgcagaagatggcACCATAGCGGTAGATCTCAGCGGGGGTGCCCAGCACAGTGACAGCTGACATGAAGCTGGCTGTAAGCGAGAGAGCCACGGGGACGGCACTCATGCTTCGCCCCCCCATGAGAAAGTCCTTGGAGGTCTTCTGTCCCCCTCCGGCAAAGGCATAGTAGATGCCGATGACAGCTGACACCAGCAGCATGGCGGCGAAGACCACATAGTCCCAAACGCTGAAGCCCCCCATGCCAACGGAGCAATTGCAGCCTGACCCAAAGTCAgatgtgcagctgcaggaggaaggcaaCGGGACCCCGCCAACCAAGGCTGCAGCGCGGGGCGGTGCGAGGCGCAGAGCTCGCCCTTGTACGCGGCGGTGAGCGCGGTGCCGGGCCGACGGGACGGCCTTATAGAGCCCCGGCGCCCGCTCCTCCCCGCGGCCCCGCCGAGCGCGGANNNNNNNNNNNNNNNNNNNNNNNNNNNNNNNNNNNNNNNNNNNNNNNNNNNNNNNNNNNNNNNNNNNNNNNNNNNNNNNNNNNNNNNNNNNNNNNNNNNNNNNNNNNNNNNNNNNNNNNNNNNNNNNNNNNNNNNNNNNNNNNNNNNCGGCCCCGAACCCCTGCGCTTGGTAGAAAGCAGCTCCCCCCGCAGCCCCCGTTGGTGGTGTTTTCTACTGTGCCGTTAGCATTCCCTCTCCTCAAGTGAAGACGatggaaatgcttttcttataCATGTGCTTTTTTACCTATATTTCCGTGGGTTGTGCAATCTGCAAGATAAGGTGCTGAAGTGGACTTCCCAGCACGCTTGCCAAGGGAACACTTGCTGAGCGCTGCAGTTATACAGTATGATAGGGAAGCCCCGTTACCTGCATTCTGATCAAGGAAGTTTTCTCACTAATCACAGTGTCAGGAGTCAAAGTGCGCAGGATTATCAGAGATGGGGCTTCATTTCGCTGACCCACAGGGTAACACATCAAGAATATCAATGGGTTTTCAAGCCCATGGATGTTCTCTGTTGGAGATGTGTTTCCATAGCTAGCAACACATCCTGGGCTAAACCAACAAATGTTATATCTTGCCACTTTGCTGTATGGCAGGTGGGGGTTAAGGCATAAGGGTTCGAAAGCTGACCAAGGTGGCTCTGACAGCAGCACGGCTGCATGCATAGGTGCTCAGGGCTTTCAGGACTGACCTGTGCATTGGCCAAGTGCTCTTCTGGCACAAGACAgcattaggaggaagtttttcacgcagagggtggtgatgcactggaacaggttgcccaaggaagttgtggatgctccattcctggaggcattcaaggcaaggctggatgtggctctgggcagcctggtctggtggttggtgaccctgcacatagcaggggggttgaaactacatgatcattgtggtccttttcaactcaggctgttctatgattctatgacacaaAATGCAGTACTATTTCATGGCAGATAGGGCTCTTTCCTGCTTAGCCTTGCTCCTACCCACCGCTGAATTTACTGGAAGAGCTCATTGGTGCAAATTGTCTCAGTTCAGTGCAAAGTGCTCCGTCCTGCCTGGATCTGACCAAGCTGAGAGAGTTTTCAGCAGGCTTCTGTTCTGCAGACAAATGATTGATCAGACACCTGGCAGCCAACCCTGCTCACCAAGTGCTATTCTCTTTGCGGGTTCAGACTTGGCAGGCCATTTAGAGTTGGTCCTGAGTCTACGCTGGAAGCAGGGATGTGGGTGGAAGTACTGTGAAATCACATGCGAGTTGACCTGGCCTCCAGGTACCTGTCTGAGAGTGTGGGTGTCCTTGGGTGTCCCCAGACATACAGAAGCTGTTCACTGTGGTGCATGGCACATCGTAATCTCACCCAGCAGGTTAGGGCTTTGGTGTTTCTGGCCCAATTACTCTTTAATTACTTGTACAATGAGTAACAGCTTCCGGATGTACTGTTAGGAGAGGACAAGAAGCTTGCTCTGTACACCTACCAATTAGGCTATGGAGCTATTGATTACCTGAGATGGTTGCTATAATGAGGTGCTTGCCCTATTTTGCTATGAGCTTTTGAccacagggaagaaaaaaaaaaaaactttgccAGCAAAACATCAGTGAAAACCAGCACCTTCCCATATAGTGCAATAATCTGGTGCTGTCCAGCAGAAGTATTGGGTGTCAAAAACACCCAAGCCACTTTCCTGCAAGAAGGACATAAGCAGCCCTGTGCCTACACCCACAGCTTGTGCTGCTCAGAGCGTGGTGTTACCTGCTTGCGCTCTTTCAGGTGTTATATTGCTCAAACCATTCAAGCAATCATGTGTGTTTAACGCATAAACTGCATGACATTAATACAGTTTTGATTCTGCTTCTCTGTCATTTTTTGACATAATGTAAACACTGCAAGCAATAACATGTACTGGAAAACAAGTtgtgtttgttaactgaaacACAAGCAGTGttataaggaaataaatacagtgCTCTCAGTGGTGTCAGGTGGCATCGTTGATTCTTTTATAGGAGTGTTATGAAAATTGCCTTTCAAATGTCATCATGTACAATATGGCAAGATACAGATCGTCCCATTTGGATGTTTCTGTCTCAGGGACAAGCAGCAAAGCTGTATGATGCTCATGTCCTAAATCACAGTAAGTGGacatgttttaaatgtttttccccCTGATTTCTTCATGAACAAGTCCAAATCCACTCCATGGAACACAGTGGACCTGTGCTGTGTAACACAGAATTGTGTTCTCCTAATTCCTACAATAGGTAATCAAATGTCTTTCAACCTCAgcatttttcactgtttccttGTAATGCCTGGCCTCATATCCATGGGCTCTTATGTGCTCCCTCATTTCACTGTGACTCCACTCTTGTGAGAGCCACTGACATCAGTGAAATCTTGTGTTCGATATTGGGTAGCATAAGAGTCACATCCCTCTGGCACCCATAAGTTAAAAGAGCTGTGATTCTGTCTAAACAAACCCCAGGCTGCTCTACTGAGTCCAAGCAATTCCCTCTTTGACCATTGAttctgctcagcagtgctgtgggaccCTTTGCAACTCACCCTGGCAGCCTGACAGCCCTCTAAGTTTCTACCTGTGTAGGGCTGCACCGTACCTACAGCAGTGGAGCtgagtttgcagatgatgtTCACACTAAGCATTAGTACTGTGCTGTGCCAGGGCTGAGTTCAGAAGTCTGTGCTccattctcttctgcttttgctgagaTCTGTTTGGAAACCTTCCCAGAGAATGACTAGCCACTGGTAAAATAAAAAACCATTTCATGTGAAATCTGAAAAAACGAAT is a genomic window of Meleagris gallopavo isolate NT-WF06-2002-E0010 breed Aviagen turkey brand Nicholas breeding stock chromosome 1, Turkey_5.1, whole genome shotgun sequence containing:
- the SLC5A8 gene encoding sodium-coupled monocarboxylate transporter 1 — its product is RRGRGEERAPGLYKAVPSARHRAHRRVQGRALRLAPPRAAALVGGVPLPSSCSCTSDFGSGCNCSVGMGGFSVWDYVVFAAMLLVSAVIGIYYAFAGGGQKTSKDFLMGGRSMSAVPVALSLTASFMSAVTVLGTPAEIYRYGAIFCIFAITYTLVVLCSAEIFLPVFYRLGITSTYEYLELRFNKYLRLCGTFLFIIQTTLYTGIVIYAPALALNQVTGFDLWGAVVATGVVCTFYCTLGGLKAVVWTDVFQVGIMVAGFSSVIIRAVVVQEGIGRIINDSYYGGRLNFWDFNPNPLQRHTFWTIIIGGTFTWTGIYGVNQSQVQRYIACKTRFHAKMSLYINLVGLWAILVCATLCGLSLYSIYKDCDPWTAKQVSALDQLMPYLVLDILRDFPGVPGLFVASAYSGTLSTVSSSINALAAVTVEDLIRPYFRSLSEKKLSWISMGMSLFYGAVCIAMAALASLLGALLQAALSIFGMVGGPLLGLFALGILCSFANGIGAFVGLITGFVISLWVGIGSQIYPPLPERTMPLPLSTAGCNISISSNLTTSTENPLTTIFSTQAAERPVLAEHWYSLSYLYFSTLGTLTTIVVGMIISLLTGGLKQNTDSKFLLTKEDFLSNFSWSKSERAEKVVVLNWKTSTMVAEGTDNPAFSHIEMDEASDKNKANGLHI